The Methanobrevibacter sp. region GGATACTTCTGTCACATTTTGGTGGATTGATGCATTTGACAAGATAGATTTGCCCTTTCCAGGAATGAGGATATTTAATTTCTGATGAATCAATGTAATATAGCTCAAAGCTATCGCTATTTTCATACATTAACTCCTCACCCGGCAGGAGATATAGTGCCAAATCTTCATTGTGATAGTCTTCAGCATCATAAACGCAGCATACCTCGCCGCATAATTTTCCACAATCAAAGTCAACAGGAGATACCTGATCGAGTCTTTCATAAATCTTTTTTATAGTTTTTTTCATTTCATCTGCTGTAATTTCCATATAGCTTCAACTCGTCTAGTTAATGTTTATTTTTCCTTGTATTTGAAAATTAGCATTAAGTTTATTAATTTTTAATTCAATAATATTATTAATTAAGTATAATCTGGGATTATTATGGTTTTAATGAAAGACAGGATTTTTTATTTTGATGAATTGAGGGCTTTAGCAATACTTTTTGTATTATTGGCTCATGTAATTCAATATTTCCCAATCAATATCAATTATATGACTTCACCTACTCTATTATCTTATCTTACAATATCCAGAATGGGTGTTCCATTATTTTTCATGTTAAGCGGGGCTTTACTCTTGAATAAGGAATATTCATTAGGCAGTTTTTTTAAAAAACGTTTTACAAGAGTGTTGATACCTGCAGCATTCTGGTATATTATTTTACTTATTAGCGTAGCATCAGCAAACGGATTTAATTTCGATTTGGCTTACTTATGGGGACAGGGTGCTGAATTCCCATGGTTTGTTTGTGCAATCATTGGTGTTTATTTGGTCATGCCTGTTTTCAATTCTTTTATTAAGGAATATGGTATGAAAGGTGTTGAATATTTTATCTTAATCTGGGTTATTCTACTTATTTTAACAAATTCATGTCTTGTTGAAAATTATTATATCGGTTTAATTTTTGCAAATGTCGGCATTTATATCGGATATGCTGTTTTAGGCTATTATTTGGCAAATAATGACTTTAATATTTATTCCTTGCCTATGGTTGTATTTTGTTTAATTATTTTCATCGCCACAATTGGATATAATATGTATAATGCATTTTATTTTGCTGTTCCTGTATATATTGAATCCATCTCAATTATTATTCAATGCTCCGCTTTATTCTTAATTTTTAGATATTTAAGTAAATTTGCAGTATTCAATCCTAAAAATTCATTATCAAAAGTACATAATTTTGTTGAAAAGTCCATAATCGGCAGGATTGTTTATATATTGAGCATTTCCAGTTATGCTATCTATCTAATGCATATTATTGTAGTTAATTTTCTGCTTCAATACTATCCTATCGAAACATTCAACTTGATTCCTGTTGTATTTTTATTATTGGCGATAATAACTCTTGCAATTGTATTTGTTTTATCTAAAATACCTGGTTTAAATAAAATAGTTGGTATTCATTAGATTTAAAAAGGTGGAAAAATTGATAGCTGCTATCAATTTTACCTGTCCGTATTGAATTTATCTCTAGATTTTATTCCAACAAGTGAAGCGAATATGGCTAGAACACATGCTAAAGTGGAGATTCCGCAAATGGTTTGTGAAGCATGTATAATCATGGATGCATACTGCGGAACTAATTCTAAACTGCCCATTACCCATGTAAATACCAATGTCAAGACCAAGACTCATTGTCTGGCCAAGTGTTCTCATTGTAGCCTGTGATGCAGAAGCGGTTGGAGCGTCTTTTGGAGGAACAGAACTCATAATGGCATTCATATTTGGAGATGAGAAAAGTCCCATGCCAACACCCTGTAAAATCATTGCTAAGATTACAAGATATACCGGTGTATTTCCGTTTAAGAATGTTAATATTGCCAGTGATGCTGTTGCAATTCCAATTCCTATTGCTGCTAATTTTTGAGGATGTATCCTATCAGATAGTCTTCCTGCATTTGGAGCCATAATGGCCATGATGATTGGTGTAATTATCAATATTAATCCGGACATCTGAGCATCCCATCCTCTTACATATTGGAAATGGTAGTTTAGGATGGTTGTTACTACCATTATTGCTAAATAGCTGCATAACGCAGCTACATTTGAGGATGCAAATTTTTTATTTTTAAATAGATGCATATCAAAAACCGGAGAATTCTGCCTTAATTCATAAAGGGCAAAAATCACTAGCAAAATAATCCCACAAACAGTTAATAATTTGCCAAGTGCAGTGACTAAACTGGTAAATCCATAAATGAATAATAAAATTCCAATACCATACAATACAGATCCAACTTTATCGATAGTCTCATCTTGATATGTCTTCCATTCTTGAGGTATTTTTAAAACAAGCAGTATGATACATAAAATCAAAAATGGAATTACAAAGTAAAACATTGCCCTCCAACCAAGATTATGCACTAAAAATCCGCATATAACTGGTGAGAGTGAAGTTGCCAAATAAACGCCGGTTACTATAAAACCCAATGCCTTTCCTCTATTTTCAGGTTTGACTGCCTGAACCACCATTGTCATTGCAGAAACATTTAAAAACGCTACCCCCACGCCCTGGATGATTCTGAAAACTAAAAATGATTCGGTTGAAAAAGCAACACATGCACCAAAAGAACCGGCCAAAAATACCAAAACGCCAGCAAGCAACGATTTTTTAACACCAAATTTACCTGAAATCTGCCCTGCCGGAACTGTAAATAACGCCACAACAAGGAAAAATATTGTAGGCACCCAATTTTGAATAATATTATTCATTGCAAATTCCTGTGCTATTGACGGAACCCCTATAATTATGCCGTTTGATAAAAACACCGCAAAAAATGAAGTTATAAATGATACAAATACTACATATGACTCAAGTTCAACTTCCATGATTCTTCCTTCTTTAGTTAATCAATTAATTTCATTGAGTTAACAGCTATTTTGTTCATTCTTTCTCTAAATTCACTGTCATGCTCATCAAGACCAACTTTATTTTCCCAATCAAGGATGAGTTCTCTAATTCTTGGAACAAGTTCGCAGGCTTTATCTGTAGTTTTTAACATATACTTGCGCCTATTTTCAGGATTTATTTCTCTTGTAATATATCCGCAATCTTCCAGTTTTTTAAGTGATTTGGCAATGCCTGCCTTACTTTCACCATAAACATTAATTAAATCATCCTGTGAACAGTTGGGATGTGATAAATCTGTAGGATATAGCGCACTTCGTGGCCTAAACCAAGATCTTTAATTTGTGATTTAATATATTTGATTTCATTTTTTGAAATAAGGTGTACCCATCCGATTAGAGGGGCATTTGCAAATCTCTTTTCCATGTCATCCATTTTTACCACCTATTATCATATATATCTATAGAAAATTTAAATGTTTGTAACAGTTAATAATGGATATAATATATGACAAATACTAGAAAATAATTTAAATGAAAATTACCATATATAATAGTAACTATCTTATGCTTTAATGAGGGATAATTATGAACAAAATTGAAATTGAATTAACTGATGAGCAATTAGAAAAGGTGGAGCACTTGCAATCCCAGGATATAAGTGTTGGTAAAGCTATCGATATGCTTTTTGAAATTAAAGAAAAGGCATTGCCTGAAATCGAACAGATTGATAAGGAAATAAGCTTATTGGAAAAAGTCAAAGAAACCACTTTTGATGTTGACAATAAAGCCGAAATCTTAGATGAAAATTATGGTGATTCTGAAAAGACTTATGAAATGAAAATTCAAGATGTAAAACATAAAATTAAATGGGGAAAAGAATTCTTTAAATTCTAATTTTTTTTTATTTTTTTTATTACTAATTATTTTTAAATTTTAATAGTTATTATTTAAATTCTTTTAGAATTAAATCAAGGTGAAAAATTGAAGATTAAAATAAAAATAATAATTATTTTAATTTTGGTTTTAATTCTAGGCATAATCATAATAGACAATAGCAATCAGATTACATATAAAACAATTGCAAATACAAGTATAGGCACTGTTGAAGTTGGTATTTCAGGTGATGAAAATGCAACAACCAGCATAGCCTTAATTACTGGAATGCATCCGAGAGAACCGAAATCAATAGGGCCTGAAATAGAAGCGGCTAAACGATATGGAAACGGGGATGTTAAAATAATTCATTATAAGGTAACAGTAACAAAAAATCCCAATGATTATGCAAAAGGACGGGCAAATGGTGAAAGTCTTGTTCATGATTATGTAAATCCCAATGTCACTGCCTCTGATGCAGATGCAGTTATAATTAGCCATTCACACATTCCGGAATATGGTCAGGGATTTTACATTGCCACTCCTGCAATGGATAATAAGTCTGTTGAAATAGCTCAAAATATTGAAAAAACAAGCGAGTTTAATTATTACCCGGTTAAAGGCAATGAAACCTACAAATCAACTTCTGCTGTTCTGGTTTCAAAACCTATTGCACAGGCGGGATATCCCACATTTGTCTATGAAGTTCCAGAAGATGTTTTTGACTTTACCATTACTTTTAAGACAAAGGATTTATTTAATTTAATTACAGAAAATATCAGAGGCTAAAATTATGGATTATGATGTTATTTATATTGGAAGCGGAAATGCCGCATGGCAGGGAGGCCGATTTTTAAGAAAAGAAGGCCTTAAAATATTAATCATTGAAGAAAGTTTATTTGGCGGAGCATGTGCAAATAGAGGTTGTAACTCAAAAGCATTACTTGACGCCCCATATGAAATCAAAGCCTTGGCGGATAATTTCGAAGGGGTTGGAAAAGCAGGCAACTTCGATGTGAATTGGCCGGATTTAATGAAACTTAAACGAAAACGCATTGCAGGGATGTCTGTATTTTTAGATAACAAATTCAAAGAGTATGATCTGGATGTGGAGCATGGAAAAGGAGTTATTGTTGATGAACACACTGTCAGAGTAGGTGATAAAACATTTACAACTGATAAGATTGTAATTTGTACAGGATTAAAACCTGTTATTCCGGATATTGAAGGAAAAGAGTATTTGCATGACAGTACGGACTTTTTAGATATTTCAGAGCTTCCAAAACATGCCATTATCATAGGTGCCGGTTTTGTAGGAATGGAATTTGCATCAATACTTGCAGAAGCAGGTCTCAAGGCGGATGTGATAATCAGGGGAGATATGGCATTAAAATATTTCCATCAGCCTTATGTTCAAAAGGTTATAGAAATTTTAAAACAGAAAAATATCCGTTTCCATTTTAACCAAACAGTTAAGGAAATCATTAAGGATGACGGTGTTGCCGCTGATGATGATGGTCTTAAAGTTTTAAATGTGGAAAATTCAATGAATTCCGATGAACTTTTAAGAGATCCCGAGTCAAAAATAGACAATAAAGCTTATGAAAACGGATTTACCGTTAATTGTGAAAGCGGACTTTCCCTAACCGGAGATTATGTAATTGCATCTATAGGAAGGGAAGCTAATGTTGCAGATATCGGTCTTGAAAATGTTGGATTAACATATACCAAAAATGGAATTAAAGTTAACGGACACCTACAAACTGAAGTTCCGAATATTTATGCTTCAGGAGACGTTGCAGATACAGGAATAGCCAAACTTGTAACCGTTGCGATTCACCACTCAAAATATCTTGCAAAAGAGTTACTGGGAAAAGCGGATGAAATTACATATCCTGTCATTCCTGCTGTAGCATATACCCTACCAAGAATAGCTACTGTAGGGGTTCCTGCTTATGTCGCAGATGAAAGTGATGAATATGATGTTCACACCATCAAATACGGCAAGTCATATTCTCTAGAGCTTAAAAATGATCCTACTTCTGAGGCTAAAGTAATTGTTGATAAGGATTTGCAGATTGTAGGTGCTGAAATATATGCTGCAGATGCAGAAAACATTGCCAATATGTTTGCATTCATTATTAACAAGAAAATAACCCTGGAAGAACTTGATTATATGATTTATGCATTCCCTTCAAGCAGTTCTGTATGTTTGTATAAATTGCATAATATCCATTATGAATTATAGTGTTTTATTAACACTATATTATTTTTAAAAACATGAAAATGAGAGAGGTGTTGGTTGTGGAGTCTGGTGAGGATAAATTTCGGCTAAAGCTCTGATAAAACTATTTGCCTAACTCTTTTAGTGTATCTCCACTGATTCTATATACTGTCCAGTCATCCATTGGTTCTGCTCCAATAGATAAGTAAAAATTAATACTTGGCTGATTCCAGTCAAGACACCACCATTCAACCCTTCCGCAGTTTCTCTCAACTGCGATTTGCGCTAATTTTTTAATTAACCCTTTACCGTATCCTTTTCCTCGATATTCCTCTTTTACATATAAATCTTCGAGATATATTCCTCCACGACCTAAAAATGTTGAGAAATTATGGAAAAATAATGCAAATCCGACTTCCTTGTCATCTTCAAGCGCAAATATCACTTCAACAATTTTTTTATCAAAAATCCAGTCACATAACAGTTCTTCGGTTGCAACAACTTCATCAAGCATATTTTCATATTCTGCCAATTCTTTTATAAAGTCTAAAACTAATGAAACATCTTCTTTCTGGGCAAATCTAAATGAACAGCCAGACATACTTTCACCTAAAAAATAAAAAAAGATAAGTGTTGATTTAACACTTATTGAATATAATAAATTAGTTTAAAGTCCGAAGAACAGGTAAATAATAAATACTATTACCATTATCCAAACTAACCAATTTAATTCTTTTGCTTTACCGGCAGCAATACTTGTAATTGCGTAGGTTACAAAACCAAATGCGATACCTAATGAAATAGAGTATGTTAAAAGCATCATGACAATGGTCATGAACACGGATGCAACAACAACAAGGTCGTCCCAATCAACTTCTTTTAATTGAACCATCATTAAGATACCTACAATTACTAATGCAGCAGCAGTTACAGAAGATGTAAATAACGCTAATACTGTAGGAGCAAACAATATTGAGATTAAAAAGAAAATACCTGTAACTACAGCAGTCAAACCAGTTCTACCGCCAAGACCAATACCGGTTGCACTTTCCACATATGCAGTTAAAGTACTTGTACCTAAAATAGCACCAATAATACCGCCGATAGCATCACCAAGGAAAGCTTTGTCAATTCCATCTGCATTACCATCTTCATCAACGAAACCACATTGATTTGCTAAAGGAATTAATGTTCCAGTAGTATCAAAGAAAGTAACAAAGAGTAATGAGAATAAAATCAACAATAAGTTAGGTATATTACTGAATAATTGACCAAATCCGGTTGCAAAAGCACCGAATACTGAAGTATCAATTGTTGTGGATATGAATTGGGCAGGAACACTAGGCATAGCCATTTCCCCAGCACCGAATCCGAATGCAGTAAAGATAACACCTAAAATAGCGGTGAAAACCAAACCGATAAATACAGCAGCAGGTACTTTTCTAACATATAATATTAATGTAACAGCAATACCGATTAATGCTAAAAGGGCAGGAGCGGAGAATAATGATCCTAAAGTAACAATAGTGGATGGATCAGCAACAATAATTCCAGCACCTTTTAATCCGATGAATGCCAAAAAGAAACCAATACCGGCACCGATTGCTAATTTTAAATTGTAAGGAATAGCATTAAGAATTGCTTCCCTAAGACCAGAAATAGTAATTAATAAAAATATAATACTTGAAATAAATACAGCAGCAAGAGCAGCTTCCCATGTGTTACCCATACCTAAGATGATGGTATAAGTAAACAATGCATTCATACCCATACCAGGAGCTAATCCGACAGGATACTTAGAAATAAGCCCCATGATAATACAAGAAATACCTGATGCAAGAGCAGTAGCAAAAAATACACCAGTAGCAGGCATTCCACCTTCAGCCAACATTCCAGGGTTTACTCCCAAAATATATGACATGGCTAGAAAAGTAGTAAGACCAGCAATAATTTCTGTCTTAACGTCCGTGTTGTTTTCAGACAGTTTAAATAAACCATTTAACATATAAAACCTCCAATAGAAAACTTCAAAAATAAAAAAATTCAATAGATTTTTATTTTGAAGGAAATGAATATTTAAAACAATATTCAGAAAGATTTATTATTTAAAATAAATTCTTCAATATTATATTTTTGAACAAATAATATTAAAGCTTTTTTATTATAATTGAAAATTAATGAAAGCTATTTTGAATTTAAATTCAAAAAAACTGAATTTAAAGCAGAATATTGTCATTTCATAATGAAAACACATTGGATATATAAAAGGTATTCATGCAAAATACTCTTAAAATTCATATAATCATGTCAATTTTGATAAAATAATTCATTATTCAATAGATTTTAAAATTTTTTCCATGTTTTTAAATAACATCAATTTCATATTAAATACTGTAGGTGGTTTACATGTTTAAAAAAATTTTACTCCCGACTGACGGATCAGATTATGCAAACCAGGAAATTGACCGCGTAACTAATTTAATTGACAGTGATGGTGAAATTATTATCTTATCTGTAGTTTCCGAATTGGATTCAAGCATATTTCAGAGTAAAAAACATGTTGCAGAAGTAAATGAAGGAATGATTAACGAAGCAATAGATAATGTTAATAAGATGAAAGCAAAATTCCCTGAAGGTTATAATATTAAAACAATAGTAAAAACAGGGGCTCCGGCTGAAACTATTAATGATGTTGCAAAAGATATAGGTGTTGAATTAATTGTAATTTCATCATCTGGAAAAAGCGGAATTCAGAAATTTATTATTGGAAGTGTATCTGAAAGGGTACTGAAAACTGCTGAAGTTGATGTATTATTGGTTCATAATAAATAAACCAGATGAAATTATTCTTATTTTAGTCATGATAGTCTGAGTGCGGTCTGTAAACAATGTCAATTCAGAATTATCCTTTTTTAATGTGTATCAATAAATAAGCTGCAAAGACTATTAGCCATATTGCTATTCCATATAATCCGAACACAGGTATGAATATTGCAAAGGAAAAGAATATGATTATAAAGATAATTGTTCCAAGTATTGAACTTCCGCTGCCTGATTTTGGATTGTTCTTTTTGTCACACTCTTGTTGTTCATTCATAATTGTTAGTAAAATTTCTTCCTCACTTAAAGGCATTAAAAAACCTCCATTATAAGTAAT contains the following coding sequences:
- a CDS encoding NAD(P)/FAD-dependent oxidoreductase gives rise to the protein MDYDVIYIGSGNAAWQGGRFLRKEGLKILIIEESLFGGACANRGCNSKALLDAPYEIKALADNFEGVGKAGNFDVNWPDLMKLKRKRIAGMSVFLDNKFKEYDLDVEHGKGVIVDEHTVRVGDKTFTTDKIVICTGLKPVIPDIEGKEYLHDSTDFLDISELPKHAIIIGAGFVGMEFASILAEAGLKADVIIRGDMALKYFHQPYVQKVIEILKQKNIRFHFNQTVKEIIKDDGVAADDDGLKVLNVENSMNSDELLRDPESKIDNKAYENGFTVNCESGLSLTGDYVIASIGREANVADIGLENVGLTYTKNGIKVNGHLQTEVPNIYASGDVADTGIAKLVTVAIHHSKYLAKELLGKADEITYPVIPAVAYTLPRIATVGVPAYVADESDEYDVHTIKYGKSYSLELKNDPTSEAKVIVDKDLQIVGAEIYAADAENIANMFAFIINKKITLEELDYMIYAFPSSSSVCLYKLHNIHYEL
- a CDS encoding universal stress protein — protein: MFKKILLPTDGSDYANQEIDRVTNLIDSDGEIIILSVVSELDSSIFQSKKHVAEVNEGMINEAIDNVNKMKAKFPEGYNIKTIVKTGAPAETINDVAKDIGVELIVISSSGKSGIQKFIIGSVSERVLKTAEVDVLLVHNK
- a CDS encoding GNAT family N-acetyltransferase gives rise to the protein MSGCSFRFAQKEDVSLVLDFIKELAEYENMLDEVVATEELLCDWIFDKKIVEVIFALEDDKEVGFALFFHNFSTFLGRGGIYLEDLYVKEEYRGKGYGKGLIKKLAQIAVERNCGRVEWWCLDWNQPSINFYLSIGAEPMDDWTVYRISGDTLKELGK
- a CDS encoding acyltransferase, with translation MVLMKDRIFYFDELRALAILFVLLAHVIQYFPININYMTSPTLLSYLTISRMGVPLFFMLSGALLLNKEYSLGSFFKKRFTRVLIPAAFWYIILLISVASANGFNFDLAYLWGQGAEFPWFVCAIIGVYLVMPVFNSFIKEYGMKGVEYFILIWVILLILTNSCLVENYYIGLIFANVGIYIGYAVLGYYLANNDFNIYSLPMVVFCLIIFIATIGYNMYNAFYFAVPVYIESISIIIQCSALFLIFRYLSKFAVFNPKNSLSKVHNFVEKSIIGRIVYILSISSYAIYLMHIIVVNFLLQYYPIETFNLIPVVFLLLAIITLAIVFVLSKIPGLNKIVGIH
- a CDS encoding MFS transporter translates to MEVELESYVVFVSFITSFFAVFLSNGIIIGVPSIAQEFAMNNIIQNWVPTIFFLVVALFTVPAGQISGKFGVKKSLLAGVLVFLAGSFGACVAFSTESFLVFRIIQGVGVAFLNVSAMTMVVQAVKPENRGKALGFIVTGVYLATSLSPVICGFLVHNLGWRAMFYFVIPFLILCIILLVLKIPQEWKTYQDETIDKVGSVLYGIGILLFIYGFTSLVTALGKLLTVCGIILLVIFALYELRQNSPVFDMHLFKNKKFASSNVAALCSYLAIMVVTTILNYHFQYVRGWDAQMSGLILIITPIIMAIMAPNAGRLSDRIHPQKLAAIGIGIATASLAILTFLNGNTPVYLVILAMILQGVGMGLFSSPNMNAIMSSVPPKDAPTASASQATMRTLGQTMSLGLDIGIYMGNGQFRISSAVCIHDYTCFTNHLRNLHFSMCSSHIRFTCWNKI
- a CDS encoding NCS2 family permease — protein: MLNGLFKLSENNTDVKTEIIAGLTTFLAMSYILGVNPGMLAEGGMPATGVFFATALASGISCIIMGLISKYPVGLAPGMGMNALFTYTIILGMGNTWEAALAAVFISSIIFLLITISGLREAILNAIPYNLKLAIGAGIGFFLAFIGLKGAGIIVADPSTIVTLGSLFSAPALLALIGIAVTLILYVRKVPAAVFIGLVFTAILGVIFTAFGFGAGEMAMPSVPAQFISTTIDTSVFGAFATGFGQLFSNIPNLLLILFSLLFVTFFDTTGTLIPLANQCGFVDEDGNADGIDKAFLGDAIGGIIGAILGTSTLTAYVESATGIGLGGRTGLTAVVTGIFFLISILFAPTVLALFTSSVTAAALVIVGILMMVQLKEVDWDDLVVVASVFMTIVMMLLTYSISLGIAFGFVTYAITSIAAGKAKELNWLVWIMVIVFIIYLFFGL